A region of the Candidatus Zixiibacteriota bacterium genome:
GACTCGTTTGATCTCGTTGCGATATTCCTGCAGATTTTTTGCAAAGCGAGTTCTGGTCAGAATTACGATATCAGCACGTTCGAGAGCCTGGATCGGTTCACGGAGTACGCCGTACGGAAATATCCGCAGCATCCGGGGTTTGACGGCGGCATCGAAAGTAACGATATCCAGATCGCGTGCGAGCGCTCGGTGCTGGAAGCCGTCGTCGACAATGATCACATCCACTTCGCCGGTAGCGGCCAAATCACGCGCCGCCGTCACCTTGCGACGATTAATCGAAAAAATCGCCTCAGGTAAAACCGATGAGAGAAAATGCACCTCGTCACCGGTTTCCGATTCCGGTCGGGTTGCTACCTGATGGCCGGACTCAATGAAATTGATGTCATGGCGTTCGCGGCCGTAGCCCGAGGAAACCACTCCCACGCGGATGCCTTCGGTTATGAGTCGCTCTGCCAGCATGGCCACAGTAGGAGTCTTGCCGGTGCCGCCAACCGAGATATTCCCGACCGAGATAACCGGCACGGCAACCTTCTCAGGTGAAGTCTGACGACGTAAATTCCAGCGATAACCAAGACGATAGAGGAGCGATACGAAATAGAGCGGAATCGCTGCCAGAGACAGCAAACCGAATCGCTTACGCCTGATTACTCTCTTCCAAAATGCTTCAAGCATCCTTCAACCGCCCCAGAATATACTCTCCAGCCCGACTGGTCGGTGATTCGGCCAGGTCTGCCGAAGTTTTGATTCTGAAGCTGAGTGTGCCCATTATAACACTTTTAACCGTTTCTGCCAACTCTTCCGACGTATTGACCCGCATTCCATAGCGATTGTTCTCGATATAGCGAGCCGCCTCCCGCACATTGTGCAGACTGGGGCCATAAATCACCGGCGTCCCTG
Encoded here:
- the lpxK gene encoding tetraacyldisaccharide 4'-kinase; the encoded protein is MLEAFWKRVIRRKRFGLLSLAAIPLYFVSLLYRLGYRWNLRRQTSPEKVAVPVISVGNISVGGTGKTPTVAMLAERLITEGIRVGVVSSGYGRERHDINFIESGHQVATRPESETGDEVHFLSSVLPEAIFSINRRKVTAARDLAATGEVDVIIVDDGFQHRALARDLDIVTFDAAVKPRMLRIFPYGVLREPIQALERADIVILTRTRFAKNLQEYRNEIKRVNPHADQYLAHFVPQELIGREERRPLKYLEDKSVFLFAGVGNFRPLRKQVQALSADLDAALELSDHQRYDRALLERIRKQVDKLDSDVILTTGKDWTKLAGFDFGREIYYLSQSVDLDPGEEKLLQNIIERLNLPQRTA